The following coding sequences lie in one Rickettsiales bacterium genomic window:
- a CDS encoding nucleotidyltransferase domain-containing protein: protein MLNSFKNINTKKILEIANKYGVSNLRVFGSYAKGTNKKGSDLDLLYTSKRNFSLLKHAALELELTRLLKIKVQLVSDKALSSLIKKEVINSSIKL from the coding sequence ATGCTTAATAGCTTCAAAAATATTAATACAAAAAAAATTTTAGAAATTGCCAATAAATATGGCGTTTCTAATTTAAGAGTATTCGGTTCCTATGCTAAAGGAACTAATAAAAAAGGAAGCGACCTAGATTTACTATATACCTCAAAGAGAAATTTCAGCTTATTAAAGCATGCAGCTCTTGAGCTTGAGTTAACAAGACTTCTGAAGATTAAGGTTCAATTGGTTTCTGATAAAGCTTTAAGTTCTCTTATAAAAAAGGAAGTTATAAATTCATCAATAAAATTATGA
- a CDS encoding HepT-like ribonuclease domain-containing protein, whose protein sequence is MNQDLTHLKYILGQIKNLKKISIRDRNDIAIELACQKLLENIGESCSKISKELKKQFPEIMWKEIVGMRNILIHNYFGVDSSEVWEAVDNDIVTLEKQIKNIIKTIKQNA, encoded by the coding sequence ATGAATCAAGATTTAACTCACTTAAAATATATTTTGGGGCAGATAAAAAATCTTAAAAAAATTTCTATTAGGGATAGAAATGATATTGCAATAGAGTTAGCTTGCCAAAAGTTATTAGAAAATATTGGTGAGTCTTGTTCAAAAATTTCTAAAGAACTTAAAAAGCAATTTCCAGAAATTATGTGGAAAGAAATTGTTGGTATGAGAAATATTTTAATTCATAACTACTTTGGTGTAGATTCTTCAGAAGTATGGGAAGCTGTAGATAACGATATAGTAACCCTTGAAAAGCAGATTAAAAATATAATTAAAACAATAAAACAAAATGCCTAA
- a CDS encoding isocitrate/isopropylmalate family dehydrogenase, whose product MPKIKAPKMLYVAGEEMTHYAMDLILKKWIEPNFDISNWQFFDLSCKHRDKTGDQVLKDIISAGKQTKVIFKEPTITPTEDQKKEMGLSKAWGSPNGAMRKGWNGITISRDTIHIEGIKLGYENQVLFDRHAVGGEYFAGYKIVGKGKVETKFYPENGGEPIIIDERQIKDNQTAAVFYDNPYDNVYHLAKYFFERSLKAKTIPYIVTKKTVFKWQEPMWQIMKEVFDRDFKQKFISANLLPKGELEHLISDSATMQIIKWVKGGFSMVAHNYDGDMLTDEISQVHKSPGFISSSLIGVHEDGSIIKEFEASHGTVSDMYQKHLKGEETSLNPLGLVYALKEAMDYSEELEKDKAGEIKNFTDKMYKAICKLMVEGKGTRDLCGASGATTEQFIDLVAEKL is encoded by the coding sequence ATGCCTAAAATCAAAGCCCCAAAAATGTTATATGTAGCTGGTGAGGAGATGACTCACTATGCGATGGATTTAATCTTAAAAAAATGGATTGAGCCAAATTTTGATATTTCAAACTGGCAGTTCTTTGATTTATCTTGCAAGCACCGCGATAAAACTGGCGATCAAGTTTTGAAGGATATAATTTCCGCAGGCAAGCAAACCAAAGTTATCTTCAAAGAGCCAACAATTACCCCAACGGAAGATCAAAAAAAAGAAATGGGGCTTTCAAAGGCTTGGGGTAGCCCAAATGGCGCTATGCGAAAAGGCTGGAATGGCATTACAATAAGCCGTGATACAATCCACATTGAAGGTATAAAACTCGGCTATGAAAACCAAGTATTATTTGATAGGCACGCAGTTGGCGGCGAATATTTCGCTGGATATAAAATTGTAGGCAAGGGCAAAGTTGAAACCAAATTTTACCCTGAAAATGGCGGTGAACCTATTATTATTGATGAAAGGCAAATCAAGGATAATCAAACGGCTGCCGTTTTTTATGATAACCCATATGATAATGTTTACCACCTCGCAAAATATTTTTTTGAGCGTTCGCTGAAAGCAAAAACTATTCCATATATTGTTACAAAAAAAACCGTTTTCAAATGGCAAGAGCCAATGTGGCAAATAATGAAAGAGGTTTTTGATAGAGATTTTAAGCAGAAATTTATCTCTGCAAATTTATTACCAAAAGGAGAGCTTGAGCATCTAATTTCTGATTCCGCAACAATGCAAATTATTAAATGGGTAAAAGGCGGCTTTTCAATGGTTGCCCATAATTATGATGGCGATATGCTGACTGATGAAATTTCTCAAGTTCATAAATCCCCAGGTTTTATATCTTCAAGTTTAATTGGTGTGCATGAAGATGGATCAATAATTAAGGAGTTTGAGGCTTCTCACGGAACGGTTTCAGATATGTATCAGAAGCATTTGAAGGGTGAGGAAACTTCTCTAAATCCACTAGGCTTAGTTTATGCGTTAAAAGAGGCAATGGATTATTCTGAGGAGCTGGAGAAGGACAAAGCTGGCGAGATAAAAAACTTCACCGATAAAATGTATAAAGCCATTTGTAAATTAATGGTTGAAGGCAAAGGAACTCGTGATCTCTGCGGTGCATCTGGTGCAACCACTGAGCAATTCATTGATTTAGTGGCTGAGAAGTTATGA
- the pyrF gene encoding orotidine-5'-phosphate decarboxylase — MNYNPIILALDSDNLENSWRIFNEVKQNIGMLKLGLEFVYNFGFEEVKKFQSEIDIFLDLKLHDIPNTTKSALKPIAKLNTALTTIHLLGGSEMVKESKKILQEHNSKTKLLGVTILTSHKDISEIGINNSITSQVLKLAEMGLKAGVDGLVCSPHEIEIIRKEFGFAPILVVPGIRLDNDTINHQLSTIICNDDQSRIATPKEAILSGANYLVIGRPITKSHTPKEECMKILKNISST; from the coding sequence ATGAATTACAATCCTATCATACTAGCGCTAGATTCTGATAATTTAGAAAATTCTTGGCGAATTTTTAACGAAGTTAAGCAAAATATTGGAATGCTGAAACTCGGGCTGGAGTTTGTATATAATTTTGGCTTTGAGGAAGTTAAAAAATTCCAATCTGAAATTGATATTTTTTTGGATCTCAAACTGCACGATATTCCAAACACTACAAAATCTGCGTTAAAACCAATCGCAAAATTAAACACCGCACTCACAACAATTCATTTGCTGGGTGGCTCTGAAATGGTGAAGGAAAGCAAGAAAATCTTGCAAGAACATAATTCCAAAACAAAATTACTTGGTGTTACAATTCTAACTTCGCATAAAGATATTTCAGAAATTGGAATTAATAATTCAATCACATCGCAAGTTTTGAAATTAGCTGAAATGGGCTTAAAGGCTGGGGTTGATGGCTTGGTTTGCTCCCCACATGAAATTGAAATCATCAGAAAAGAGTTTGGTTTTGCACCAATTTTAGTAGTTCCTGGAATAAGGTTAGATAATGATACAATCAACCATCAACTATCAACTATCATCTGTAATGATGACCAATCAAGAATTGCAACGCCAAAAGAGGCAATTTTAAGCGGTGCAAATTATCTAGTTATCGGAAGACCGATTACAAAATCACACACCCCCAAAGAAGAATGCATGAAAATATTAAAAAATATTAGTTCTACTTGA
- a CDS encoding methyl-accepting chemotaxis protein, whose product MKKSFFGSIAFKVQISLILLSLVGVGFSVYTYVDVKDYVNDELRDEVYSHIILQILVAFFFNSVLGMIIFNSITNPVRNLNEVLNRIANGELETEVPYTSYQSEIGNIAVNIKHFKEKMKETLNSEKIIAELKTKGEAEKRKIFGETVAKNFNDKIVSIAHKFKSVAEELQKNSENLTSSTKVSGKYINDLYKSAAYANENVNSVAMAAEELTSSISEISGQTNKSAQIAEEATIRVNNTNNEIHNLAEGAEKIGHVIELINDIAEQINLLALNATIEAARAGEAGKGFAVVATEVKNLAEQTANATQEISALIGDIQNKTDNAVGSIKEINHTISQINQISKNIADAIEEQSAATKEIARNIQEAASHTAGVKQNVDEAVNSYASVEGYSNQISSNSSAIDQACTNLDGEVKNFINSIKES is encoded by the coding sequence ATGAAAAAAAGCTTTTTTGGCAGTATCGCATTTAAGGTTCAAATATCCTTAATTTTACTATCTTTAGTTGGCGTTGGCTTTTCCGTTTACACTTATGTTGATGTTAAAGATTATGTAAATGATGAGCTTAGAGATGAAGTTTACTCCCACATTATACTTCAAATTTTGGTTGCATTCTTCTTTAACAGCGTTCTTGGAATGATTATTTTTAACTCTATCACAAACCCAGTTAGAAACCTTAATGAAGTTCTAAACAGAATCGCAAATGGTGAGCTAGAAACTGAAGTTCCTTATACTTCCTACCAAAGTGAGATTGGAAATATTGCTGTTAATATCAAGCATTTCAAAGAAAAAATGAAGGAAACCCTTAATTCTGAAAAAATCATTGCAGAACTTAAAACTAAAGGTGAAGCCGAGAAAAGAAAAATATTTGGTGAAACCGTTGCTAAAAATTTTAATGATAAGATTGTTTCTATTGCCCACAAATTCAAATCAGTGGCGGAAGAATTGCAGAAAAATTCTGAAAACCTTACTTCCTCAACTAAAGTTAGTGGAAAATATATCAATGATTTATATAAATCTGCTGCTTATGCTAATGAGAATGTGAATTCAGTAGCAATGGCTGCGGAAGAATTAACTTCTTCAATTTCTGAAATTTCTGGTCAAACTAATAAATCAGCTCAAATTGCTGAGGAAGCAACAATTAGGGTTAATAATACTAACAATGAAATTCATAATCTTGCGGAAGGTGCTGAAAAAATTGGTCATGTAATTGAATTAATTAATGATATTGCAGAGCAAATCAACTTGCTTGCTCTTAACGCAACCATTGAAGCAGCAAGAGCTGGTGAGGCAGGTAAAGGCTTTGCGGTTGTTGCAACTGAAGTTAAAAATTTAGCTGAGCAAACAGCAAATGCCACCCAAGAGATTTCAGCATTAATTGGTGATATACAAAATAAAACTGATAACGCAGTTGGTTCAATCAAAGAAATTAATCATACAATTTCTCAAATTAACCAAATCTCCAAAAATATTGCTGATGCAATTGAAGAACAAAGTGCAGCAACAAAAGAAATCGCTAGAAATATTCAAGAGGCAGCCTCTCATACAGCAGGTGTTAAGCAAAATGTTGATGAAGCAGTTAATAGCTATGCTTCTGTTGAAGGTTATTCTAACCAAATCAGCAGTAATAGTAGTGCTATTGATCAAGCCTGCACAAACCTTGATGGTGAAGTTAAAAACTTTATTAATTCAATCAAAGAAAGCTAG
- a CDS encoding DUF2312 domain-containing protein has protein sequence MVKFGGISGEQLRQLVARIEKLEEEKKEVSEFISDAYKEAKANGFDVKVLRKIISLRKRDQSQIAEEEEIMDLYKHALGMIKISEDNSNEDDSEISSEAEDLEENSQKTKAKKVA, from the coding sequence ATGGTTAAATTTGGTGGAATATCTGGCGAACAACTTCGTCAATTAGTTGCAAGAATTGAGAAATTAGAAGAAGAAAAAAAAGAAGTTTCTGAATTTATAAGTGATGCATATAAAGAAGCAAAGGCCAATGGCTTTGATGTTAAGGTTCTTAGAAAAATTATCTCACTTAGAAAGAGAGACCAATCTCAAATCGCTGAAGAAGAGGAAATTATGGATCTCTACAAGCACGCACTTGGAATGATTAAAATCTCAGAAGATAATTCAAATGAAGATGATTCTGAAATTTCAAGTGAAGCAGAAGATCTTGAAGAAAATTCCCAAAAAACAAAGGCAAAAAAAGTTGCCTAG
- a CDS encoding DegT/DnrJ/EryC1/StrS family aminotransferase → MIKFLDLKKINDRYKKDFLKTSAKILDSGWYILGKNVAEFEEEFAKYCGTKYAIGVANGLDALILILKGLNIGKGDEVIVPANTYIATILAVVANGAKPVFVEPKLETFNLSPDLIEKKITKRTKAILAVHLYGLVSDIDKISAIAKKHNLYLIEDSAQAHGAIFNGKRAGAFGVASGFSFYPGKNLGALGDGGAVTTNNKELYNKLKALRNYGSHVKYENIYKGYNSRLDEFQAGVLRTKLKALDEDNKARIKIAKLYNEGINNKKIIKPIFQNDNSNVWHLYVIRTKNRNELQKYLLENGIETLIHYPIPPHKQEALKEFKKKKLPIAEKIHREVLSLPISPVMKKSEVEYIINKINEF, encoded by the coding sequence ATGATAAAATTTCTTGATCTTAAAAAAATAAATGATCGCTACAAAAAAGATTTTCTTAAAACTTCGGCTAAGATATTAGATTCTGGTTGGTATATTCTTGGAAAAAATGTTGCAGAGTTTGAGGAAGAATTTGCAAAATATTGTGGCACTAAATATGCAATAGGTGTTGCTAATGGGCTTGATGCATTAATTTTAATTCTTAAAGGATTAAATATCGGCAAAGGTGATGAGGTTATAGTTCCAGCAAATACTTATATTGCAACAATCTTGGCAGTGGTTGCAAATGGTGCAAAGCCTGTTTTTGTTGAACCAAAACTTGAAACTTTTAATCTAAGCCCTGATTTAATAGAGAAAAAAATCACCAAGAGAACTAAAGCAATATTAGCGGTTCATCTTTATGGGTTGGTTTCTGATATTGATAAAATTTCTGCGATTGCCAAAAAGCATAATTTATATTTAATTGAAGATTCTGCACAAGCACATGGTGCAATTTTTAATGGCAAAAGGGCAGGGGCGTTTGGCGTTGCTTCTGGCTTTAGTTTTTATCCGGGTAAAAACCTTGGTGCATTAGGTGATGGCGGGGCTGTTACAACTAACAATAAAGAATTATATAATAAGCTCAAAGCCCTTAGAAATTATGGCTCTCATGTAAAATATGAGAATATTTACAAAGGCTATAATTCTCGTTTAGATGAATTCCAAGCAGGTGTTTTGAGAACTAAACTTAAAGCTCTAGATGAAGATAATAAAGCCAGAATTAAGATTGCTAAACTTTATAATGAGGGCATAAATAATAAAAAAATTATCAAACCAATATTTCAAAATGATAATTCAAATGTTTGGCATTTATATGTAATTAGAACAAAAAATAGAAATGAATTACAAAAATATCTTTTAGAAAACGGAATTGAAACTCTAATCCATTATCCTATCCCTCCGCACAAGCAGGAGGCCTTAAAAGAGTTCAAAAAAAAGAAATTACCTATTGCAGAAAAAATTCATAGAGAAGTTCTTAGCCTTCCAATTTCACCAGTGATGAAAAAATCTGAAGTTGAATATATTATTAATAAAATAAATGAGTTTTAG